A single genomic interval of Halobacillus halophilus DSM 2266 harbors:
- a CDS encoding DUF4367 domain-containing protein translates to MIKKLLLMAITLLIAAGCTSNQSSEEETKEESTAKNDVKKVLEQIFSGPDQELTQFYEDYNHEEISNYYMDQFEPYFTETYMDEAMKTNLVSSFHQKAYGNEVKMDIGSMSIEQSEDKETAYDFNTQIDVSNGQSAKVSGRVNTNEEGKITRIHYMDPQPLLHAFDTAVETEDGLFEYDRSRLVSRTENEAYQPKYPTVMPFEVDGVEIEAGPMDQKDILLTFTFHAETEEMVELMTVKDGDISYEDLETKEVSVGEQTGEYAGNKGGIQRLIWKDGSITYELKGNVKDLSEEDLITVAESFK, encoded by the coding sequence TGGCTATAACGCTCTTGATAGCCGCCGGCTGCACCTCTAACCAGTCTTCTGAGGAGGAGACGAAAGAGGAAAGTACGGCAAAGAATGATGTGAAAAAGGTACTGGAGCAAATATTCTCTGGACCTGATCAAGAGTTAACCCAGTTTTATGAAGATTATAATCATGAAGAGATTTCTAACTACTACATGGATCAATTCGAACCTTACTTTACGGAAACGTATATGGACGAGGCGATGAAGACCAATTTGGTTAGCAGCTTTCACCAGAAGGCGTATGGAAATGAGGTTAAGATGGATATTGGCAGTATGAGCATTGAGCAGAGTGAAGACAAAGAAACGGCTTATGATTTTAATACTCAAATCGATGTAAGTAATGGTCAATCCGCGAAGGTTAGTGGGAGAGTGAACACGAACGAAGAGGGTAAAATCACTCGAATTCATTACATGGACCCTCAACCATTATTGCACGCTTTCGATACGGCAGTTGAAACAGAAGATGGACTGTTCGAATACGACCGTTCCAGACTGGTAAGTCGTACTGAAAATGAAGCTTATCAGCCTAAGTATCCTACGGTCATGCCTTTTGAAGTGGATGGTGTTGAAATAGAAGCTGGACCCATGGATCAAAAGGACATCTTATTAACCTTTACTTTTCATGCTGAAACGGAGGAAATGGTGGAATTGATGACGGTTAAGGATGGCGATATTTCCTACGAAGATTTGGAGACGAAAGAGGTTTCGGTTGGAGAACAAACGGGAGAATATGCCGGAAACAAAGGGGGTATTCAACGATTGATTTGGAAAGATGGATCGATCACGTATGAGTTGAAAGGGAATGTAAAAGATTTATCAGAAGAGGACCTGATCACAGTAGCGGAGTCTTTTAAATAG
- a CDS encoding cell wall hydrolase, with protein sequence MPRVKYRDSDVALMARMMRAEAEGEGKQGMLYVGNVIVNRAQADCLDFTDVRTIPQVIYQVQGGNYAFEAVQKGNLFYNRARSVEKKLAKRNLDYWRQHPAKYALWYFNPYGPCPPTWYGEPFTGQFKNHCYYEPAPGSCASVYA encoded by the coding sequence ATGCCAAGAGTAAAATACAGGGATTCAGACGTTGCTTTAATGGCCAGAATGATGAGAGCGGAAGCAGAAGGTGAAGGAAAGCAAGGTATGCTTTATGTCGGAAACGTCATCGTTAACCGGGCTCAAGCAGATTGTTTAGACTTTACAGATGTCCGAACCATTCCGCAGGTCATTTATCAAGTGCAAGGCGGCAATTATGCTTTTGAAGCTGTGCAGAAGGGTAATTTATTTTATAACAGAGCGAGATCTGTGGAAAAGAAACTAGCCAAAAGGAATTTGGATTATTGGAGACAGCATCCTGCCAAATATGCTCTTTGGTACTTTAATCCATATGGGCCATGCCCTCCAACGTGGTACGGGGAGCCTTTTACCGGGCAATTTAAAAATCATTGCTATTATGAACCAGCACCGGGTAGTTGCGCCAGCGTATATGCCTAA
- a CDS encoding DMT family transporter: MNRAWLFVIIGSLFEVGWVMGLKHAYNSVTWIATSIAIVISFALIFKATQKLAVGTVYAVFTGLGTTGTVLMEMLAFGQPVQFLKLFLILILLIGVMGLKLVTGEPEAEGRTS; this comes from the coding sequence ATGAATCGTGCATGGTTGTTTGTAATAATTGGATCTTTGTTTGAAGTAGGCTGGGTGATGGGACTTAAGCATGCTTATAATAGTGTTACGTGGATAGCGACGAGTATAGCGATTGTCATTTCTTTTGCTCTGATATTTAAAGCCACCCAGAAATTGGCCGTAGGAACGGTATATGCTGTCTTTACAGGTCTTGGTACAACCGGTACAGTATTGATGGAAATGCTGGCTTTCGGTCAGCCGGTCCAGTTTTTGAAGTTATTTCTAATTTTGATCCTCCTTATTGGAGTGATGGGTCTTAAATTAGTCACTGGAGAACCTGAAGCAGAAGGGAGGACATCCTGA
- a CDS encoding DMT family transporter, whose protein sequence is MAWIFLLIAGASEVIGITGLNLILRNKNVLSFLVLLVGMVSSFGFLSFAMQSLPMGTAYAIWTGIGTVGSVLVGILFFGESKNWLRIVFMAMVLSAAVGLKLIS, encoded by the coding sequence ATGGCATGGATTTTTCTTCTGATAGCTGGAGCCTCTGAAGTTATTGGGATAACAGGGCTGAATTTAATCCTGCGAAATAAAAATGTTTTATCCTTTTTAGTGCTGCTAGTCGGGATGGTCAGCAGTTTCGGTTTCTTAAGTTTTGCGATGCAGTCTCTTCCGATGGGGACCGCTTATGCGATATGGACGGGAATCGGAACTGTAGGATCTGTCCTGGTTGGCATCCTGTTCTTCGGAGAATCTAAGAATTGGCTTAGAATTGTATTTATGGCCATGGTATTATCGGCAGCGGTAGGTTTAAAACTGATCAGTTGA
- a CDS encoding TetR/AcrR family transcriptional regulator — MSITSLQIKEYSLKNFARNGYEGASMAEIADEVGIKKQSIYTHFKGKDDLFLALCQDAYEHEIKFVMDYIEQNKDLHLKDFLYGLLLQSIDRYEKNDSTKFWIRTAFYPPVHLNDQVMHLTYKYLDSSEELLLPVIASGKEKGEVDAEVGKQQAASAYLALLDSLYVEMLYGGPGRLERRLEASWYLYWRGLSNRS, encoded by the coding sequence ATGAGCATAACTTCGCTACAAATAAAGGAATATTCATTAAAGAATTTCGCGCGAAATGGATATGAAGGAGCATCCATGGCGGAAATAGCTGATGAAGTAGGCATCAAAAAACAGTCGATCTATACTCATTTTAAAGGAAAAGACGACCTTTTCCTTGCCCTGTGCCAGGATGCGTATGAGCACGAAATCAAGTTTGTGATGGATTATATTGAACAGAATAAAGACCTTCATTTAAAAGATTTTCTGTACGGCCTTCTTCTGCAAAGTATCGACCGTTACGAAAAAAACGACTCCACCAAGTTCTGGATCCGTACAGCGTTTTACCCACCGGTTCACCTGAACGATCAAGTCATGCACCTGACCTATAAATATCTGGACAGCTCAGAGGAATTATTGCTTCCGGTTATAGCTTCCGGAAAAGAGAAAGGAGAAGTGGATGCTGAAGTCGGAAAACAGCAGGCTGCATCAGCGTACCTGGCTTTGCTGGATAGTCTTTATGTGGAAATGCTGTACGGAGGCCCGGGCCGTCTGGAGAGAAGGCTAGAGGCTTCCTGGTATCTGTACTGGCGCGGACTTTCTAATCGATCATGA
- a CDS encoding DUF2975 domain-containing protein — translation MKQGSTLFLKISVFLIGLPVLALCIFALPSIAKEASNTEYASFIYPVLAAMYIAVIPFFIALYQALKLLSFIDKDHAFSSSSVKALKKIKFSAVTISVVYMAAMPFFYLIGEMDDAPGVIVIGLVIVFASLVIAVFTAVLQKLLNNAIAIKSENDLTV, via the coding sequence ATGAAGCAAGGATCCACTTTATTTTTAAAGATTTCTGTATTTCTGATAGGACTTCCTGTGCTTGCATTGTGTATATTTGCGCTTCCCTCGATCGCTAAGGAAGCCTCCAACACTGAATATGCTTCGTTCATTTATCCTGTTTTAGCGGCTATGTATATAGCCGTAATTCCGTTCTTTATTGCTCTGTATCAGGCTCTGAAGCTTTTAAGCTTCATTGATAAGGACCATGCTTTCTCAAGCTCCTCTGTCAAAGCCTTGAAGAAAATTAAATTCAGTGCCGTTACCATAAGTGTCGTGTATATGGCAGCCATGCCTTTCTTCTACTTAATAGGGGAAATGGATGATGCTCCCGGAGTGATCGTGATCGGCCTCGTGATTGTGTTTGCATCACTCGTCATTGCGGTGTTTACGGCCGTTCTTCAAAAGCTATTAAATAATGCCATAGCTATTAAATCAGAGAATGACTTAACGGTATGA
- a CDS encoding helix-turn-helix domain-containing protein has protein sequence MAIIINIDVMLAKRKMSVTELSEKVGITMANLSILKNGKAKAVRFSTLEAICKALECQPGDILEYKSEEDDEG, from the coding sequence ATGGCGATTATAATCAATATTGATGTCATGCTTGCGAAAAGGAAAATGAGCGTCACAGAACTTTCGGAAAAGGTGGGCATCACGATGGCGAATCTCTCCATTTTGAAAAATGGCAAAGCAAAAGCTGTTCGATTTTCAACTTTAGAGGCGATCTGTAAAGCATTAGAGTGCCAGCCTGGTGATATCCTGGAATATAAAAGCGAGGAAGACGATGAAGGGTAG
- a CDS encoding DUF817 domain-containing protein, giving the protein MRALKQLVYFGWQQALSCLFPVVIFASLAITQIFSLPLLPRYDWLLIICLFMQWVMLRSGLETRDELKVITLFHMIGLALELFKVHMGSWSYPEEGYSKVFGVPLYSGFMYASVASYLCQAWRRLDVRLVKWPSSLVVVPLAAAIYLNFFTHHYWIDVRWWLSALVILVFWQAWVNYEVNGIRYQMPLALSFVLIGFFIWIAENIATYFGAWEYPYQRDAWSLVHLGKVSSWLLLVIVSFLIVATLKRVKGESATKSRTRMPTLDRKSL; this is encoded by the coding sequence ATGAGAGCCTTGAAACAACTCGTATATTTCGGCTGGCAGCAGGCTCTCTCCTGTTTGTTTCCCGTTGTTATTTTTGCTTCTTTAGCGATTACTCAAATCTTTTCCCTTCCCCTTCTCCCACGGTATGATTGGCTGCTTATCATTTGTTTGTTCATGCAGTGGGTCATGCTCCGTTCCGGCCTTGAAACACGGGACGAACTTAAAGTCATTACCTTGTTCCACATGATTGGTCTTGCTCTTGAACTTTTTAAGGTACATATGGGGTCCTGGTCCTATCCAGAGGAAGGGTATTCCAAGGTCTTTGGCGTGCCATTGTACAGCGGATTTATGTACGCAAGTGTGGCCAGCTATCTTTGTCAGGCGTGGAGGAGGCTGGATGTTCGACTCGTGAAGTGGCCGTCTTCTTTGGTCGTTGTCCCTCTGGCAGCGGCGATCTACTTGAATTTTTTTACCCATCATTACTGGATAGACGTACGCTGGTGGTTATCTGCCCTCGTCATACTCGTCTTCTGGCAAGCGTGGGTAAACTATGAAGTGAATGGAATACGCTATCAAATGCCGCTTGCTCTTTCCTTTGTGCTGATCGGATTTTTTATATGGATCGCGGAAAATATCGCCACCTATTTTGGCGCCTGGGAATATCCTTATCAGCGTGACGCCTGGAGTCTTGTTCACTTAGGGAAGGTAAGTTCGTGGCTGTTATTAGTGATTGTAAGCTTTCTCATTGTCGCGACCTTGAAGCGGGTAAAAGGGGAAAGCGCAACAAAAAGCCGCACCCGTATGCCCACGTTGGATCGTAAGTCCTTATAA
- a CDS encoding SDR family NAD(P)-dependent oxidoreductase has translation MDHKVCLITGGNSGIGKAAAIQLAQSGMKVMIACRNEERGRAALQDIKSSSDHDQVELLVLDMSSQASICQAVEMFKSKHSKLDVLIHNAADFDITRKTPEYSEDGIETVWATNHIGPVLLTSLLTHELEQSEQGRVITVASQGLMLHPYLKVNVKDPEFKTGGYRVAKAYYQSKLAQVMYTYWLAEQLKDTRVTVNAVRVTNVKVDISRYPDLSKVMKILYSIKSRFSISPEEMAETYTYLARSPEMKEVTGEYFNEKNKIVSSSRYSKKKRNIEEVMELTMKYL, from the coding sequence TTGGACCATAAAGTTTGTTTGATTACAGGTGGAAATTCAGGAATAGGAAAAGCGGCTGCCATTCAACTGGCGCAAAGCGGAATGAAAGTGATGATCGCATGCAGAAATGAAGAAAGAGGCAGAGCCGCGTTACAAGATATAAAAAGCTCAAGTGATCACGATCAAGTTGAACTGCTGGTATTAGATATGAGCTCCCAGGCGTCTATTTGTCAGGCAGTGGAAATGTTCAAATCGAAACATAGTAAACTCGATGTTCTTATTCATAACGCAGCTGATTTTGATATTACCAGGAAGACCCCTGAATATTCTGAGGATGGGATCGAAACCGTCTGGGCAACCAATCATATTGGACCTGTACTGTTAACCAGTCTGCTGACCCACGAACTAGAACAAAGTGAACAGGGAAGAGTCATAACGGTCGCCTCCCAGGGTTTGATGCTGCACCCTTATTTGAAAGTGAATGTGAAGGATCCTGAATTTAAAACGGGAGGATATCGTGTAGCGAAAGCCTATTATCAGTCCAAGCTGGCACAGGTCATGTACACGTACTGGCTGGCAGAGCAATTAAAAGACACCCGCGTAACTGTTAATGCTGTGAGGGTGACGAACGTGAAGGTTGATATAAGCCGATACCCCGATTTATCAAAAGTCATGAAGATTTTATATTCCATAAAAAGCCGCTTTTCTATTTCGCCGGAAGAGATGGCTGAAACGTACACGTATTTGGCGCGTTCTCCTGAGATGAAAGAAGTAACCGGAGAATACTTCAATGAAAAGAATAAGATCGTTTCTTCCTCACGCTATAGTAAAAAGAAGCGAAATATCGAGGAAGTAATGGAATTGACTATGAAATATTTGTAG
- a CDS encoding fructose-1,6-bisphosphatase, giving the protein MNTKYLDLLAQKYDSEEKVVTEIINLKAILNLPKGTEHFVSDLHGEYQAFQHVLRNGSGKVKEKITDLFAEELSEKEMNEFATLVYYPEEKIRLIKNSFDNEKELNHWYGQIIERMLKLVSYASSKYTRSKLRKALPSQFAYVIEELLYKTDEFTNKEQYYSKILQQIISLGQSDKLIIGLAYTTQQLVVDHLHVVGDVYDRGPEPDKIMETLINYHSIDIQWGNHDVLWIAAYAGSKVCLANIIRICARYNNLEIIEDAYGINLRPLLNLAEKYYDDNPAFRPKINPGEEPSDHERLQITKIHQAIAMIQFKLESPIIKRRSYFNMEDRLLLEKVDYDRNEITIHGETYPLEDTCFATVDPEHPEQLLEEEEQVMEKLLFSVQHSEKLARHMNFFMKKGSLYLKYNGNLLIHGCIPLDEQGNMEKMTIENRTYGGRELLDVFEHYLRYAFAHPEKTDDLATDMSWYLWTGEYSSLFGKREMTTFERYFIKDKKVHKERKNPYYHLREDEETCREILTDFGLNPDQGHIINGHTPVKEIDGENPIKANGKMIVIDGGFSKAYQSKTGIAGYTLLFNSYGMQLVAHQHFNSKEEVLRNGTDVLSVKRLVDKELERKKVLETNVGEELLQEIYILNSLMEYRYIN; this is encoded by the coding sequence TTGAATACAAAATACCTGGACTTACTCGCCCAAAAATATGATAGTGAAGAAAAAGTGGTCACTGAAATTATTAATCTTAAAGCTATACTTAATCTGCCCAAAGGCACAGAGCATTTTGTCAGCGATTTGCACGGGGAGTATCAAGCCTTTCAACATGTATTAAGAAATGGTTCAGGGAAAGTAAAAGAGAAAATCACCGATCTATTTGCCGAAGAGTTATCCGAAAAAGAAATGAATGAGTTCGCGACGCTAGTCTATTACCCAGAAGAAAAGATCAGGCTGATCAAAAACAGCTTTGATAATGAAAAAGAATTGAACCATTGGTATGGGCAAATCATCGAACGTATGTTGAAGCTTGTTTCATATGCTTCCTCCAAATATACCCGATCCAAACTTCGGAAAGCCTTACCCAGCCAGTTTGCGTACGTTATTGAAGAGCTGCTTTACAAAACAGATGAATTCACCAATAAGGAGCAGTATTATTCTAAGATTCTTCAGCAGATTATCTCCCTCGGCCAGTCGGATAAGCTCATCATCGGTCTCGCTTATACCACCCAGCAGCTGGTGGTGGACCATCTTCATGTCGTGGGAGATGTGTATGATCGAGGTCCCGAACCTGACAAAATCATGGAAACCCTCATTAATTATCACTCGATTGATATTCAGTGGGGGAATCATGATGTCCTATGGATTGCAGCCTATGCAGGCTCAAAGGTCTGTCTCGCTAATATCATTCGAATCTGCGCACGCTACAACAATTTAGAGATTATCGAAGATGCGTATGGAATTAATCTTAGACCGCTTCTTAATCTTGCAGAGAAATACTATGACGACAATCCTGCCTTCCGTCCTAAGATCAATCCAGGCGAAGAACCATCTGATCATGAAAGATTACAAATTACGAAGATTCACCAGGCCATTGCCATGATTCAGTTCAAACTGGAAAGCCCTATTATCAAAAGACGCTCCTATTTCAATATGGAAGATCGACTTTTGCTTGAGAAAGTAGATTACGACAGGAATGAAATCACCATCCACGGGGAAACCTACCCCCTTGAAGATACCTGCTTTGCCACGGTGGATCCTGAGCATCCTGAACAGCTTCTAGAGGAAGAAGAGCAAGTGATGGAGAAACTATTATTCTCTGTTCAGCATTCAGAAAAGCTGGCCAGACACATGAACTTTTTCATGAAAAAAGGAAGTCTTTATCTGAAATATAACGGGAACTTATTAATTCATGGATGCATTCCGCTGGATGAACAAGGAAACATGGAAAAAATGACGATTGAAAATCGAACCTATGGCGGAAGAGAATTACTTGATGTTTTTGAGCACTATCTACGTTACGCTTTTGCCCATCCTGAAAAGACCGACGATCTTGCAACGGACATGTCCTGGTATTTATGGACAGGGGAATATTCCTCTCTTTTCGGGAAACGGGAGATGACCACGTTCGAAAGGTACTTTATTAAAGATAAGAAAGTCCATAAAGAAAGAAAAAACCCTTATTATCATTTGCGGGAAGATGAGGAGACCTGCCGGGAAATACTCACTGACTTTGGTCTGAATCCAGACCAGGGGCATATCATCAATGGCCACACACCGGTTAAAGAAATAGATGGGGAAAATCCCATTAAAGCCAATGGAAAGATGATTGTAATCGACGGAGGATTTTCCAAGGCTTATCAATCCAAAACGGGCATAGCCGGCTACACGTTATTATTTAATTCCTACGGCATGCAGCTGGTTGCTCACCAACACTTTAATTCTAAAGAGGAAGTGCTGCGAAATGGAACGGATGTCTTATCGGTGAAAAGATTGGTGGATAAGGAGCTTGAGAGGAAAAAGGTTCTTGAAACAAATGTGGGAGAGGAATTACTGCAGGAAATTTATATTTTGAACAGTTTGATGGAATATCGTTATATAAATTGA